In Methanosarcina barkeri MS, a single window of DNA contains:
- a CDS encoding polyprenyl synthetase family protein, whose translation MTLVDEIKKRSVHVDAAIDELLPVVRPEELYKASRYLVDSGGKRLRPAVLILAAEATGSELKSVLPAAVAVELVHNFTLIHDDIMDKDELRRGKPAVHMIWGEAGAILAGDTLYSKAFEILSKVENEPARILKCMDVLSKTCTEICEGQWLDMDFEKREKVSKAEYIEMVEKKTSVLYAAAAKIGALLGGASDEIAEALSEYGRFIGIGFQMYDDVLDMVTPEEVLGKVRGSDLMEGKHTLIVIDAFEKGVKLDIFGKGEATQEETDEAVRILTECGSIDYVKDLAISYINEGKAKLDALCDCPEKELLLQIADYMISRNY comes from the coding sequence ATGACGTTAGTTGATGAGATCAAAAAAAGAAGTGTCCACGTTGACGCCGCAATTGACGAACTGCTTCCGGTAGTCCGTCCAGAGGAGCTATATAAAGCCTCTCGCTACCTGGTAGATTCAGGAGGAAAACGCCTCCGCCCCGCAGTTCTTATTCTGGCAGCCGAAGCTACAGGCTCGGAACTCAAGTCTGTCTTACCTGCAGCGGTGGCCGTGGAACTTGTACATAATTTCACTCTGATCCATGACGACATAATGGATAAGGATGAGTTACGCAGAGGGAAGCCTGCAGTTCACATGATATGGGGTGAAGCCGGAGCAATCCTTGCAGGTGACACTCTTTATTCTAAAGCTTTCGAGATCCTGTCTAAAGTTGAAAACGAGCCTGCAAGGATTTTGAAATGTATGGATGTTCTTTCAAAAACCTGTACAGAAATCTGCGAGGGCCAGTGGCTTGATATGGATTTTGAAAAGAGGGAAAAGGTTAGTAAAGCTGAATATATTGAGATGGTGGAAAAAAAGACCTCTGTCCTTTATGCAGCTGCAGCCAAGATCGGGGCTCTTCTTGGAGGAGCTTCTGATGAGATTGCTGAAGCCTTATCTGAATATGGGCGCTTTATAGGGATTGGGTTCCAGATGTATGACGATGTTCTGGATATGGTCACCCCAGAGGAAGTGCTCGGTAAGGTAAGAGGTAGCGACCTTATGGAAGGGAAACATACTCTTATTGTAATCGATGCTTTCGAAAAAGGTGTGAAACTGGACATTTTCGGAAAAGGGGAAGCAACTCAGGAAGAAACTGACGAAGCCGTCCGGATTTTAACCGAATGCGGATCAATTGATTATGTAAAGGACCTTGCAATTTCATATATCAATGAAGGCAAAGCAAAACTGGACGCTCTGTGTGACTGTCCGGAAAAGGAGCTTCTCCTTCAGATTGCCGATTATATGATCTCAAGGAACTACTGA
- a CDS encoding class I SAM-dependent methyltransferase, translated as MKRQCIKVPKKKGEPVRRILLELEILDNSVKIGADEAFLYLPLTREPASDELESFPEEIELIEFDFKPHKKKPVPEDLLGFSPAYEVIGDIALLEDPELDKEKASRIADALLLTHSNIKTVLKPLTPVIGEFRVREFEVVAGEPRTETIHREYGCRYKVDLARAYFTPRLSTERSRILSRVKKGDIIVDMFAGVGPYSILIAKSKKPSKVLSIDKNPDAVRYLRENIILNSAKNIEAIEGDAREEATKFAGTADHVIMNLPHSAFEFLDSAVLLAKPGGIIHYYGITPEDDLFESSIKFIKEAAEKAGRKIEVLEKRVVRSYAPHQYNICIEARIV; from the coding sequence ATGAAACGGCAGTGCATAAAAGTTCCTAAAAAGAAAGGAGAGCCTGTAAGAAGAATACTCCTTGAGCTTGAAATTCTGGATAACTCCGTAAAAATAGGCGCAGATGAGGCGTTTCTTTATCTTCCCCTGACCAGAGAACCTGCTTCTGACGAGCTGGAAAGTTTTCCCGAAGAAATTGAGCTTATAGAGTTCGATTTCAAGCCCCATAAAAAGAAACCCGTTCCGGAAGACCTGCTTGGTTTCAGCCCTGCTTATGAAGTTATAGGAGACATCGCCCTGCTGGAAGACCCTGAGCTTGACAAGGAAAAAGCCTCAAGAATTGCCGATGCCCTCCTTTTAACCCATTCGAATATAAAAACAGTGCTCAAGCCTCTTACGCCTGTTATCGGGGAATTTCGGGTTAGAGAATTTGAGGTCGTTGCAGGTGAGCCGAGAACCGAAACTATTCACAGGGAATACGGCTGTCGCTACAAAGTCGACCTTGCACGGGCTTATTTTACTCCCCGCCTTTCGACCGAGCGCTCAAGAATTCTTTCCCGGGTCAAGAAAGGGGATATCATTGTTGATATGTTTGCAGGCGTCGGCCCTTATAGCATCCTTATCGCAAAGAGCAAAAAGCCCTCAAAAGTCCTGTCAATCGATAAAAACCCGGATGCTGTGCGTTATCTCAGGGAAAATATAATTCTTAACTCTGCGAAAAACATCGAAGCAATCGAAGGCGACGCCCGGGAAGAAGCAACAAAGTTTGCAGGTACTGCCGACCATGTGATTATGAATTTACCTCATAGTGCTTTTGAGTTCCTGGACTCCGCAGTTCTCCTGGCAAAGCCCGGCGGAATTATCCATTATTACGGAATTACCCCTGAAGACGACCTCTTCGAAAGCTCTATAAAATTCATAAAGGAAGCTGCGGAAAAAGCAGGCAGGAAAATCGAGGTTCTTGAAAAAAGGGTAGTTCGTTCGTATGCTCCTCACCAGTATAATATCTGTATAGAGGCCAGAATTGTTTAA
- a CDS encoding LysE family transporter, with protein MLIIEVFEALLLGFSVGLTGALVPGPMLFATIEISLKKGWLAGPQVVFGHILVEAVLYVLILLGAASFVDSGIISIIFFIGGLSLLVFGLLTLKEARATASSALISQDSSGLKLISNPALIGLVTSVSNPYFWIWWLTAGGALVLKEYELGILIAMAYMLGHWTADLGWFTAISGSFGRGKTLLSQKMHRYILYTCGVFLVIFGLYFMLNYNHSIHLS; from the coding sequence ATGCTAATAATTGAAGTTTTTGAAGCTCTTCTATTAGGTTTCTCTGTAGGGCTTACAGGCGCACTTGTTCCGGGCCCAATGCTTTTTGCAACTATAGAGATATCACTGAAGAAAGGCTGGCTTGCAGGCCCACAGGTGGTATTCGGGCATATTCTCGTGGAGGCTGTGCTCTACGTGCTGATTCTCTTAGGAGCTGCTTCGTTTGTCGATAGTGGTATAATTTCCATAATTTTTTTTATAGGAGGGCTTTCACTTCTAGTATTTGGACTTCTTACCTTAAAGGAAGCACGAGCTACAGCTTCTTCTGCTCTGATTTCTCAGGATTCTTCAGGCTTGAAGCTGATTTCCAACCCTGCCCTGATAGGCCTGGTTACTTCAGTTTCTAACCCGTACTTCTGGATCTGGTGGCTGACCGCTGGCGGAGCTCTTGTACTTAAGGAATATGAACTGGGAATTCTAATTGCAATGGCTTATATGCTCGGGCACTGGACTGCAGATCTGGGATGGTTTACTGCCATATCCGGCTCGTTCGGGCGTGGCAAAACCCTTCTCTCCCAAAAAATGCATAGATATATTCTTTATACCTGCGGGGTATTCCTGGTAATTTTTGGGTTGTACTTCATGCTGAATTACAATCATTCGATTCATTTATCCTGA
- a CDS encoding type IV pilin N-terminal domain-containing protein, whose protein sequence is MEGKKYRAFCHDCRGVSEVYGQILMMGIVVLAFSTIAITVFSDGGVVKPEHTPHTDLQETVNATADIVEVVHSGGEDIDLSNIKIILIVESPGKSELKHLEFSRSKFEIRNPDGTDSDDDLFMLGDCIFIDTSKADDRGGKYNITSSDTIDMFFVDMPSEQVIQRVALQHGNKDISGVTDLVTGRYWITPYPNGTATDTSGGWISTEATNEIGDGIFTVYYPPSKNDDDPNSTAQVFDFNINSTKEGVSAPIHKVTLKIVYSVHDGSYKDLALDISIGEPENWIRVDEDMPQYKQDFDAHEIDLTPYVKTIDDLEKFKARFVIITNASKNADKKSWIDFLGIHVD, encoded by the coding sequence GTGGAGGGTAAAAAGTACAGGGCATTTTGCCATGACTGCCGGGGAGTTTCAGAAGTATATGGGCAAATACTCATGATGGGTATAGTCGTTTTAGCCTTTTCTACAATAGCAATAACTGTGTTTTCCGATGGGGGAGTTGTGAAACCGGAACATACTCCGCATACTGATCTGCAAGAAACCGTTAATGCAACTGCCGATATCGTAGAAGTCGTCCATAGCGGTGGAGAAGACATAGACCTGTCAAATATCAAAATAATACTGATCGTCGAAAGCCCAGGAAAATCTGAACTCAAACACTTAGAATTCAGTAGGTCCAAATTTGAGATTAGAAATCCAGATGGTACTGATTCTGATGACGATCTTTTCATGCTCGGGGATTGTATTTTTATTGATACAAGTAAAGCGGATGATCGGGGAGGGAAGTACAACATCACAAGCAGCGATACCATAGACATGTTCTTTGTGGACATGCCTTCCGAACAGGTGATCCAGAGAGTTGCACTCCAGCATGGAAATAAAGATATTTCTGGAGTTACGGACCTCGTTACTGGGCGTTACTGGATAACTCCTTATCCGAACGGAACTGCAACCGATACTTCAGGCGGGTGGATATCCACAGAAGCTACTAATGAAATAGGAGACGGAATTTTCACTGTATATTATCCTCCAAGTAAAAACGATGATGACCCAAACTCTACAGCCCAGGTATTTGATTTCAATATCAATTCAACTAAAGAAGGAGTCTCAGCTCCAATTCACAAAGTAACTTTAAAAATAGTGTATAGTGTGCACGACGGCAGTTACAAAGATCTCGCACTGGATATCAGCATTGGAGAACCTGAAAACTGGATAAGGGTTGATGAGGATATGCCTCAATACAAGCAAGATTTCGATGCTCACGAGATAGATCTCACACCCTATGTGAAGACGATTGACGACCTCGAGAAATTCAAAGCAAGGTTTGTAATCATTACTAATGCGAGCAAAAATGCCGACAAGAAATCATGGATAGACTTCTTAGGAATCCATGTAGACTGA
- a CDS encoding RNase J family beta-CASP ribonuclease — translation MTEIGIVAVGGYNEMGRNMTAVIVGEDIIILDMGLRLDRVQIHEDVEIDKMHSLELIEMGAIPDDTIMKEINGTVRAIVCTHGHLDHIGAIPKLAHRYNAPIISTPYTTALIKQQIEAERKFEVCNRVIPLNAGGTYQVTEDISIEFINVQHSIIDCVLAAVHTPIGAVLYACDFKLDRTPTMGKAPDFERLKSLGKEGVVAMIVESTNAGRSGKTPSEQIAKDMVRDVLLGTEESDVGMIITTFASHIPRLKAIIEAAGEMGRIPVLLGRSMERYVGAAKDLGYLELPSNVEMHGQRKDVDRALKRIIQDGKNKYLPIVTGHQGEPGSILVRIANGETPYVIEPGDKVIFSANVIPSPMTQANRYALETKLKMRGARIYDNVHVSGHAYREDHWELLRMVNPEHVIPAHGDMEMHGHYIEMAEDAGYVLGDTVHLLRNGEVLYIEE, via the coding sequence ATGACTGAAATAGGAATTGTTGCAGTTGGCGGTTACAATGAGATGGGCCGTAACATGACTGCAGTTATTGTAGGTGAAGATATAATCATTCTGGATATGGGGCTTCGTCTTGATAGGGTTCAGATCCATGAGGATGTTGAAATTGATAAAATGCATTCTCTCGAACTTATTGAGATGGGAGCAATTCCTGATGATACTATTATGAAAGAAATCAATGGAACTGTCCGGGCAATTGTCTGTACTCACGGGCACCTTGACCATATAGGTGCAATTCCGAAACTTGCTCATAGGTATAATGCCCCAATTATCTCTACGCCCTATACAACGGCTCTTATCAAGCAGCAGATCGAGGCCGAACGCAAGTTTGAGGTTTGCAACAGGGTTATTCCATTGAATGCGGGCGGAACTTACCAGGTTACGGAAGATATTTCCATTGAGTTCATCAACGTCCAGCATAGTATTATTGATTGTGTGCTTGCAGCAGTTCACACTCCAATTGGAGCGGTCCTTTATGCCTGCGACTTTAAGCTGGACCGCACTCCTACAATGGGTAAAGCTCCTGACTTCGAGCGCCTTAAAAGCCTCGGGAAAGAAGGAGTTGTTGCAATGATTGTAGAGAGCACGAATGCCGGACGTTCAGGTAAAACTCCGTCGGAACAGATCGCAAAGGATATGGTTAGGGATGTACTGCTTGGAACAGAAGAGTCAGATGTAGGAATGATTATTACTACCTTTGCCTCCCATATTCCCAGACTAAAAGCAATTATTGAAGCTGCTGGGGAAATGGGCAGGATTCCTGTGCTTCTGGGGCGTTCAATGGAACGCTATGTTGGGGCTGCTAAAGATCTTGGCTATCTGGAACTGCCTTCCAATGTCGAGATGCACGGCCAGAGGAAGGATGTAGATAGAGCTCTCAAACGCATTATCCAGGATGGAAAGAACAAGTACCTCCCAATTGTTACCGGGCACCAGGGAGAGCCAGGATCTATCCTTGTACGCATTGCAAACGGGGAAACCCCATATGTAATTGAGCCAGGAGATAAGGTTATCTTCTCTGCAAATGTGATTCCGAGTCCTATGACTCAGGCTAACCGCTATGCCCTTGAGACCAAGCTCAAGATGCGGGGCGCTAGGATTTATGACAATGTACATGTATCAGGGCATGCATATAGAGAAGACCACTGGGAACTCCTGCGTATGGTGAATCCTGAACATGTAATCCCTGCCCATGGAGACATGGAGATGCACGGACACTACATCGAGATGGCGGAAGATGCCGGGTATGTACTTGGAGACACAGTACACCTTCTCAGAAACGGTGAAGTGTTATATATAGAAGAATAA
- the ppdK gene encoding pyruvate, phosphate dikinase produces MSKFVYFFGKDVTDGKASMRDLLGGKGAGLAEMANLGIPVPPGFTITTEVCVLYLEGKKYSEEVLKQVEEAIDKLETLNNKKLGDPEDPLLVSVRSGARVSMPGMMDTVLNLGLTDKSVLGLANKVNDERFAYDCYRRFISMFGDVVLGIDFEKFESLIEDKKKELKVESDTDLDAKALKDLAERFKGVIKLEKGFEFPQDPKVQLQMAIDAVFDSWNNPRAITYRKLNEIDDSWGTAVNVQTMVYGNRGNTSGTGVAFTRNPSTGERKFFGEYLINAQGEDVVAGIRTPDFIDTLGNKIPEAYNQLVDICKKLEAHFKDMQDIEFTIQEGKLYMLQTRTGKRTAAAAVKLATDMVAEGLIDKETAVTRVKAEHIDLLLHPRIDPNAKLEVVAKGLPASPGAAVGKVVFTAEAAEEMAEKGEKTILVRTETSPEDIGGMAAAQGVITVRGGMTSHAAVVGRGMGKPCVVGCGDISIDTKSGLFMVNGHTVKEHDYVTIDGSTGSVIIGKVELIDAEINEDLKKILQWADEIRTLGVRTNADNPADAGLARELGAEGIGLCRTEHMFFGEERIPAVREMIMAEDEKSRRKALKKLLPMQKEDFLGIFRSMEGLPVTIRLLDPPLHEFLPDKEELDAKLRELEASGDSSGKINEVKKVIQRVVSLKEINPMLGHRGCRLGITYPEIYDMQVRAIMEAACELTNEGMKITPEIMIPLVGLVKELAITREEVCKMAEKVMAEKGVKIDYKVGTMIELPRAAIVADQIAQEADFFSFGTNDLTQTTFGFSRDDVSKFVPIYQKAGIIEHDPFAVLDQEGVGEIMKIGISKGRSVKPDLKMGICGEHGGEPRSIHFAYDIGLNYVSCSPYRVPIARLVAAQSTIDSRK; encoded by the coding sequence TTGTCCAAGTTCGTATATTTTTTTGGAAAGGATGTAACTGATGGCAAAGCTAGCATGAGAGACTTACTTGGAGGTAAGGGCGCAGGCCTAGCCGAAATGGCAAACCTCGGAATTCCCGTACCACCAGGTTTTACGATAACAACCGAAGTTTGCGTACTTTATCTGGAAGGTAAGAAGTATTCTGAAGAAGTACTCAAACAGGTTGAAGAAGCGATCGATAAGCTCGAGACCTTAAACAACAAAAAGCTGGGAGACCCAGAAGATCCACTGCTTGTTTCTGTAAGGTCCGGTGCCAGGGTGTCCATGCCGGGGATGATGGATACCGTTCTTAACCTTGGGCTCACGGACAAATCTGTTCTCGGACTCGCAAATAAGGTCAATGACGAAAGGTTCGCTTACGACTGTTACCGCAGATTTATCTCTATGTTTGGAGATGTAGTTCTGGGAATCGACTTCGAAAAGTTCGAGTCCCTTATTGAGGACAAGAAAAAAGAACTTAAAGTCGAATCTGACACCGATCTCGATGCAAAAGCGCTGAAAGATCTGGCTGAAAGGTTCAAAGGGGTAATCAAACTCGAAAAAGGGTTTGAGTTCCCCCAGGACCCGAAAGTCCAGCTTCAGATGGCAATTGATGCTGTTTTTGATTCCTGGAACAATCCAAGAGCCATCACATACAGAAAGCTTAACGAAATTGATGACAGTTGGGGCACAGCTGTCAATGTACAGACCATGGTTTACGGGAACAGAGGAAATACCTCAGGTACAGGTGTTGCTTTTACAAGAAACCCGTCTACAGGAGAAAGGAAATTCTTCGGAGAGTACCTTATCAACGCACAGGGTGAAGATGTTGTTGCAGGCATCCGAACTCCGGACTTTATTGATACTCTTGGAAATAAGATTCCTGAAGCTTACAATCAGCTTGTTGATATCTGTAAGAAGCTCGAAGCCCACTTCAAAGACATGCAGGATATAGAGTTTACTATCCAGGAAGGAAAACTCTACATGCTGCAGACCAGGACTGGAAAACGTACAGCTGCCGCAGCCGTAAAGTTAGCAACTGATATGGTAGCAGAAGGGCTGATTGATAAAGAAACCGCAGTCACAAGGGTTAAAGCCGAACACATCGACCTGCTCCTGCACCCCAGAATTGACCCCAATGCAAAACTGGAAGTAGTCGCAAAGGGACTTCCTGCATCACCCGGAGCTGCTGTCGGAAAAGTTGTATTTACTGCCGAAGCAGCCGAGGAAATGGCTGAGAAGGGAGAAAAGACAATTCTTGTCAGGACCGAAACTTCCCCTGAAGATATCGGAGGAATGGCAGCTGCCCAGGGTGTCATCACTGTACGTGGAGGAATGACCTCTCATGCCGCAGTCGTTGGAAGAGGTATGGGAAAGCCTTGTGTTGTGGGTTGTGGAGACATATCCATCGATACAAAGAGCGGCCTCTTTATGGTAAATGGTCACACTGTCAAGGAGCACGATTATGTTACCATTGATGGAAGCACAGGCAGTGTAATTATCGGGAAAGTAGAGCTGATTGATGCTGAAATTAATGAGGATCTAAAGAAGATTCTTCAGTGGGCCGACGAGATCAGGACTCTCGGAGTAAGAACAAATGCAGATAATCCGGCAGATGCAGGCCTAGCCCGTGAACTAGGGGCTGAAGGTATAGGACTTTGCAGAACTGAACATATGTTCTTCGGAGAAGAAAGGATTCCCGCAGTAAGGGAAATGATCATGGCCGAAGATGAGAAGTCCAGAAGGAAAGCCCTTAAAAAGTTACTTCCTATGCAGAAAGAAGACTTCCTTGGAATCTTCCGCAGCATGGAAGGCCTGCCTGTTACTATCAGGCTGCTTGACCCACCACTCCATGAGTTCCTTCCTGACAAGGAAGAGCTTGACGCAAAGCTCAGGGAACTCGAAGCCTCAGGAGATTCTTCCGGAAAGATCAACGAGGTAAAGAAGGTCATTCAGCGTGTAGTTTCCCTCAAAGAAATAAACCCTATGCTTGGTCACAGGGGATGCAGGCTTGGAATCACCTATCCGGAAATCTATGATATGCAGGTACGCGCAATCATGGAAGCAGCCTGTGAACTTACAAACGAGGGAATGAAGATTACTCCTGAAATTATGATTCCACTCGTGGGTCTTGTAAAAGAGCTTGCCATTACAAGGGAAGAAGTCTGCAAGATGGCAGAGAAAGTCATGGCTGAGAAAGGCGTAAAGATCGATTACAAAGTAGGAACAATGATCGAACTGCCCAGAGCCGCAATTGTCGCAGACCAGATTGCTCAGGAAGCCGATTTCTTCTCCTTCGGGACAAACGACCTGACCCAGACAACCTTCGGGTTCAGCCGTGACGATGTGTCCAAATTTGTGCCTATCTACCAGAAAGCAGGAATTATTGAGCACGATCCATTTGCAGTCCTGGACCAGGAAGGCGTTGGCGAGATCATGAAAATCGGCATATCAAAAGGCCGCTCTGTCAAACCTGACCTCAAAATGGGAATCTGCGGAGAACACGGTGGAGAGCCAAGATCCATTCACTTCGCCTATGATATAGGTCTTAACTATGTAAGCTGCTCTCCTTACAGAGTTCCAATTGCAAGGCTCGTAGCTGCCCAGAGCACAATTGATTCAAGAAAGTAA
- a CDS encoding Gar1/Naf1 family protein translates to MKRLGKVLHRTGVKNLIIRGDEVKPENVSDGFPKLNSVVVDKALNRIGTVISVFGPVGHPYFLVKGFKRTTDSEFRALINERVYIR, encoded by the coding sequence ATGAAACGACTCGGTAAAGTGCTGCACAGAACAGGTGTTAAAAACCTGATAATTAGAGGGGATGAGGTAAAACCCGAGAATGTCTCAGATGGTTTTCCTAAATTGAATTCGGTCGTTGTAGATAAAGCCCTGAATCGGATTGGTACGGTCATAAGTGTTTTCGGACCTGTAGGTCATCCATATTTTTTAGTGAAGGGTTTTAAACGAACTACGGATTCAGAATTTCGAGCTCTTATTAATGAAAGAGTCTATATTCGGTGA
- a CDS encoding type IV pilin, translated as MDFKKLFRKDDKAVSPVIGVILMVAITVILAAAIGSSVFSKGAVESAPQANLEIKSSRLDTNNTACVKIEHLGGDPINFDRSITKVMTTVGTGNSTEVYFGAITTSADFEVGDVQIVELRMPPTSGTDNTGTAITVNSGDSVNIKVIDIATSQLICDKNLRF; from the coding sequence ATGGATTTTAAGAAATTGTTTAGAAAAGATGACAAAGCAGTTTCCCCGGTTATCGGTGTTATCCTGATGGTTGCAATAACCGTCATCCTCGCCGCCGCAATCGGATCTTCTGTATTCAGTAAGGGAGCTGTCGAATCCGCACCGCAGGCGAATCTTGAGATTAAATCATCCAGACTCGATACAAATAATACAGCGTGTGTAAAAATAGAACATCTTGGCGGAGATCCCATCAATTTCGATCGCAGTATAACAAAAGTTATGACGACGGTTGGCACTGGAAATTCTACTGAGGTTTACTTTGGAGCCATTACTACTAGTGCTGATTTTGAAGTTGGCGATGTTCAGATCGTTGAGTTGAGAATGCCTCCTACTTCAGGAACTGACAATACAGGTACTGCAATAACTGTTAATTCCGGTGACAGTGTCAATATCAAGGTTATTGATATAGCAACAAGCCAACTTATTTGTGACAAGAATCTAAGGTTCTAA
- a CDS encoding transcription initiation factor IIB, translating to MVEVERVRYSDTLEREKIRAMIKARKEKQKEQSFEKEKAVCPECGSRNLVHDYERAELVCGDCGLVIDADFVDEGPEWRAFDHDQRMKRSRVGAPMTYTIHDKGLSTMIDWRNRDSYGKSISSKNRAQLYRLRKWQRRIRVSNATERNLAFALSELDRMASALGLPRTVRETAAVVYRKAVDKNLIRGRSIEGVAAAALYAACRQCSVPRTLDEIEEVSRVSRKEIGRTYRFISRELALKLMPTSPIDYVPRFCSGLNLKGEVQSKSVEILRQASEKELTSGRGPTGVAAAAIYIASILCGERRTQREVADVAGVTEVTIRNRYKELAEELDIEIIL from the coding sequence ATGGTAGAAGTCGAAAGAGTTCGCTATTCGGACACTCTTGAAAGAGAAAAAATACGTGCCATGATCAAAGCTCGCAAAGAGAAGCAAAAGGAGCAAAGTTTTGAGAAAGAAAAGGCCGTGTGTCCAGAATGCGGCAGCAGAAACCTTGTTCACGACTATGAGCGAGCCGAACTCGTGTGCGGGGACTGCGGACTTGTCATTGATGCCGATTTTGTGGATGAAGGCCCAGAATGGCGAGCTTTCGATCATGATCAACGTATGAAGCGTTCCCGTGTGGGTGCGCCCATGACATACACAATCCACGACAAAGGGCTTTCCACAATGATTGACTGGAGGAACCGCGACTCCTATGGAAAGTCAATCTCTTCCAAAAATCGTGCTCAACTCTATCGTTTAAGAAAATGGCAGCGTAGAATCCGTGTAAGTAACGCAACTGAAAGAAACCTTGCATTTGCACTATCTGAACTGGATAGAATGGCTTCTGCTCTCGGTCTTCCGAGAACTGTGCGGGAAACCGCAGCTGTCGTCTACAGAAAAGCTGTGGACAAGAATCTTATCCGTGGAAGAAGTATTGAAGGTGTTGCCGCAGCCGCTCTTTATGCTGCTTGCCGCCAGTGCAGCGTCCCAAGAACTCTTGATGAAATTGAAGAGGTATCCAGAGTAAGCCGGAAAGAAATCGGAAGAACCTACCGCTTTATTTCCAGAGAACTCGCACTGAAGCTCATGCCTACGTCTCCTATCGACTATGTCCCAAGGTTCTGTTCAGGCCTTAACCTTAAAGGAGAAGTCCAGTCAAAGAGCGTTGAGATCCTTAGGCAGGCTTCCGAAAAGGAACTCACAAGCGGAAGAGGTCCAACAGGAGTTGCTGCCGCTGCAATTTATATTGCGTCCATTCTCTGTGGTGAGCGGAGAACTCAGCGGGAAGTTGCGGATGTAGCCGGAGTTACTGAAGTTACTATCCGAAACAGATACAAAGAGCTTGCAGAAGAACTGGATATAGAGATTATTCTCTAA